A window of Blautia argi genomic DNA:
GAAGCTTCCGGCATATCTCCAGCTCTTCATAGGGAATGTTTACTGCTGTACAGAAATGACTTTCCTCATAAGCCTCCCTGTCCCGCAAATCTATAATCAACACATCATCTCTGTCCTTATAGGCATCTAATTCCTGTGCTGCAATGGTATCTATACTCAACATAGCTCTGTTTCCTTTTAGCTTTTACTATATCATATGTAGTTTTTGCTATACGCTCTCCTGAAGGCTGCAGTGAGGCGCATCAGCGACATACTTCCATTCTGTCGCAAAAAGCCGCCCCATAACGCATCTTTTGGGCGCTGTGGGACGGCTGATTACAAAAGGGGTGTACTCTGTTTTATTTATTTCTGTTCATGTTGTCTGCTGCATTTTTATCAGATGCCTTGTCAGATGTATGACAGTTCTGGCTTCCGTTATTCTGTGCATAGGAATTTTTTGTGTTGGAAGCACCTGCTTTGTTTTTATTTGTGCTATTTGTGTTGTTTGCATTTTTAGCCATTGTTGTTTCCTCCTGATTTCACTTTTTTGGTTACAGTCTTAGTATCCCTGTAATCTTCCAAAATATACGGAGAATCCTTCACAATTATATTTCCTATTTTTTAACAAATTTATAAGAAAAAAATAATATTATTGCATTTTTTTTCCTTTTATATTATAATATGGATTGTAAAAAGAATTTACCCTTCAAAAATTTTTTTTACATTATAACCCCTTATTTAATTATTTATACTCCCCTCGAAACACCCGGCAGCTCCCCTGTCGGGTGTTTCTCTTTCTTTTTTGTTTTCCCCTATCGCTTCTTAAGATAAGAAATCACCAGAAAAACAGCCCCTGCTGCCAGCGCTACAGGCAGAAGAAATATCACCAGGCGCACAATAAAGAACAAAACCGCAAAGGTAATGGCAATTCCAACGCAGAGGTATAAAATCCTCTTTGCAGTATCCGGGACTTTTGTATGCTCCCCCTCACAGGCTTCTGTCCGGCTTTCTTCATAATAATCCTGTTGCTGTGTGTTTCCGGAAGAAACTGTTGTATCCAGAATGGTTCTGGCAATTAATCTGGGATCTCCCAGCACATCAAGAATTTCCATTTCCGTCTTTCCCTCCCGGATTTCTTCTTCTATATAGGTTCTGTAATACTCCACATGCTGCTCTGTTTCCTGAGGCGTCAGGCGGCTCTGCAGAGTTTCTCTGAGTATTCTTAAAAATTCCTGTCTGTTCATAAATTTATCCTCTTATCCTGTTATACCTTTACATTTCCCTTTATATAGAATCATCTTATCATAGTTTCTCCCAAAAACAATGAACTTTTCTAAAAAGTTTTCTAAAATTCCTCTGCCAGTTTTTGGAAGCCAGGCATTGCATTTACAATGGTTTCATAGGATACGCAGTATGCAATCCGTACATACCCGGGACAGGCAAAGGAAGACCCGGGAACCAGTAGTATATGATATTTTTTCGCTGCCTCACAGAAAATCTTTTCATCTTCTACCGGAGATTTCACAAACAGATAAAAGGCACCCTGTGGTTTAATACAGGAAAATCCCAGTTCCCTTAAGCCATTATAAAGGGTTTCCCTGTTTCTGTTATAATAAGGCACATCTGCCCTTGCGTCCAGACATCTTGCCACTGCCTTCTGCATAAGCGATGGTGCATTGACATATCCCAGAATTCTGGTGGCAACATTCGCTGCTGCCTGAATCTCGCTGCCGTCTGCCGCCTCGTCCGGAATCACCAGATAACCAATACGTTCTCCCGGAAGAGAAAGAGATTTGCTGAAGGAATATGCCACAATCGTATTTCTGTAATATTTTGTCAGATACGGCACTTCTACCCCATCGTATGCCAGCTCCCGGTAGGGTTCATCAGAAATCAGATAAATATCACTCTGAAACCGGCTCTGCTTCTTCTCCAGAATGTCCGCCATTTTCTGAATGATTTCCTCTGAATACACCACGCCTGTGGGATTGTTTGGCGAGTTGACAATCACAGCTTTTGTTTTCTCCGTAATCTTTTCCTCCAGCTCTGTAAGATTGGGCTGGAAGGTATCTGTATTCGGACTGACAACCACTACCTTGCCGTCATAATTTGCCACATAGGAATTGTATTCCCCAAAATACGGGGCAATGACCATGACTTCGTCCCCGGGATTTAAGAGGGTCTTAAGTATTACGTTCAACCCCCCTGCCGCTCCCACTGTCATAACAATATTCTTCTGGTCAAAAGCAGTTCCAAACCGCTGATTTAAGGACTGTGCCACAGCCTCTCTGACATCTTCGTATCCACTGTTGCTCATGTAGCCATGAAGCATAAGGGAATCTTCTTCCTCCAGTTCCTTTAAAATTGCTTCCTTTACCTCAGCAGGCGCCGGAACATTGGGATTTCCAAGGCTGAAATCATAGACGTTTTCCGCGCCGTACTTTTCTGCCATTTTCTTTCCTTCCTCAAACATGGCACGAATGGCTGAGCTGTTATTTACAAGTTTTTTCATTTTCTCTGCTATCATAATAAATATCTCCCTTCCCTTATGCAAAGGACAGCTTATACAGACTGCTGTAAATACCGTTCTTTTTCATAAGCTCCTCATGGGTTCCTTCTTCTGCAATACCGTCCTCGGTCAGCACCAGAATTCTCTGTGCCTTGCGAATGGTGGAAAGTCTGTGGGCAATGACAAAGGTAGTTCTGTCTTTTGCCAGATTTTCCAGGGATTGCTGCACAATTTTTTCACTTTCATTATCCAGGGCAGAAGTTGCCTCATCAAAAATCAGAATCGGCGGATTTTTCAGAAAAACTCTGGCAATGGACAAACGTTGCTTCTGCCCTCCGGAAAGCTTCACGCCTCTTTGACCAATATCCGTATCATATCCCTGTTCCAATTCCATGATAAATTCATGGGCATTGGCTGCCTTTGCCGCCCGAATCACTTCCTCATCTGTAGCGTCCGGCTTTCCGTAACGAATATTTTCCATAACCGTGCCTGCAAACAAATATACGTCCTGCTGCACAATTCCTATCTGATTTCTCAGACTTTGCAGCTTCAGCTCTCGGATATCCTCTCCATCCAAAAGCACCCGACCTTCTGTCACATCATAGAAGCGGGGAATCAGACTGCAAAGAGTGGTTTTTCCTGCGCCGGAACTTCCTACCAGCGCCACATATTCCCCTGCTTTTACCTTTAAGTTCACATGGCTTAATACCTTTTCCTGCGTTCCTTCATAGGCAAAGGATACATTTTCAAAATCAATGGCGCCTTTTACATCAGACACCTCTTCTGCGTCCAGCGCATCCTGGATATCCGGGGCAACCGCCATAATTTCCAGGAAACGAGAATACCCGCTATATCCATTCTGGAACTGCTCGGTAAAGGTAATCAGCTTTTTCACCGGGTCTGTAAAGTTATTGATATACAAAAGCACGGTTACCAAATCCTCTACCGGCATTTCTCCTTTTGTGAGATAAAAGGCCCCTGTCAGCAGCACGGAAATGGTAATCAGAGTAGTAAATGCCCCCATACCGCTGTTGTAGGTTCCCATATATTTGTAGCTGAGTTTCTTAGAGTTTACAAACCGCTCATTTCCCTGGCGGAATTTCTTCATCTCTACTTTTTCATTGGCAAAGGATTTTACCACGCGGATACCAGAAAGACTATCCTCAATCTGGGTGTTAATGTCTGCAATTCTAGCTCTGTTTTCCCGGAATGCCCTTTTCATCTTTTTGTTAAAATAGACAGCGTAAAGAATCAAAAAGGGAATAAACAGAAATGCTGCCAAAGCCAAACGCACATTGATAAACATTAAAATTCCGAATGCGCCTACAAATTTAATAATGGAAATCACCAAATCTTCAGGGCCGTGGTGAAGCAATTCGCTGATATCGAATAAATCTGCTGTGATTCTGGACAACAAATGTCCCACTTTCTGGTTGTCGTAAAAAGCAAAGGATAATTTCTGATAATGGCTGAAAATCTCATTTCTCATATCCCGCTCAATACTGGCGCCCATAATGTGTCCGTAATAGGCAATGTAAAAGTTACAAAATGCTTCTATCAGCACCAGCACAATCATAAAAATTCCCAGCTTTACAATCATGTCGGTTGACTTATCTGACGGAAGGTAAACAACTGTGCTGGTAATATACCGCACAAGCAGCGGAATCACCAGGGTGATTCCTGCCCCGAGAATGGCAAAGAACATATCCGAAAAGAACAGTCCCTTGTAGGGCTTGTAATATCCTGCCAGACGTTTTAGTGTTTTTGTCATGGGTGTATCTCCTTTGTAAATAATATTGAATATGTATTCAGTATACGGCAGGTACGGGGCTTTGGCAATGCTGTTTGTAAATCCTCATGTTCCTTCCTGATAAATTTCCAGCATGGCTTCCTGATATGCGGCGCTGTTTTATACCGTTCCTTTAAGTTCTGTGCAATCAAAAGTCCTTCCGGGTCAAAATCCCCGGCATACCAGAAGCTATGATCTTCTTTCAGCAAATCTAAAAGAAGCAATGCGGCAAGCCTGGGCTACCCGCTGACACAGACGGCTGCACAGGCAGGCTGCTGATTGATGAGTCGTATCAAAAACCTTACCTGCTTCTGACTCCTGTCCCTCCTTTCCCACAAACCATTCTACCAGACTTTTCCATCTTCCACTTATTTTTTCATAAATCATCTGTTCCTCAACTTCCACATCAATACGCGGAATAGAAACCTCATAAGCTGTTACTCTTTCCAAGATTCTTCTCACAGCTCCTTTGTTTACATTTCCTAATTCCTGCTCAATGGCTGTCATATGAATCTGAAGGCTTTTGACAAAAGAGCGCAGATATTCCATAAGCCTGTCTTTAAACAGCAGGATTTCTCTGGTTCTCATCATTTCCTCTGCTTTTACGCTGTTTAATTCTCGCATATAGTCCTGATAATTCTGATTCAGGCGAATAAAATCATTGTTTAGGTCATTCCACCAGCTATACAGCTTCTCTTCTTCTTTTTCAGCCATTTCCTCTATTTTCCCCAGATTCAAACGGATTCGTTCCAAAAGCGTCGGCTCCAGGGAAGAGCCTTCTATAAAGAGATTTTCAAGCCGAATCACCATACGCTCAATTTCTACTGCCGTTTCGGAAAGCTGATACCGAAATTTCTTGTTTTTGAATTCTTCAATGGTGGTAACCTTTCTGGTATCCTGAATCGTCACCAAATTTCCCCAGGAAGTCAGGGCTGCCAGATCCTGCTGACACTGCTCCATGGTATATTCTTCAAAATACGGGTCTTCCTTTAATTCCTCAAAGACCTCCTCCTGATACAGCCAGTATTTCAGTTTTTCATACTTTAAATAAAAAAGCCGAATGATGGGGCGGTATCTGTCTGTGTTTTCCACATTCAGATATTTTGCCTCCAACACCGGCTTTTTCATCTTTTCCTGAACTCTCATATAGTATTATCCTCTGTAAAATATATTGGCAGACATCATAGATGTCTGATGCATTGTTTCCTGTTAAAGATAACATAAGCTGGTAAAAAAGTATAGGGGGAGTTTGGTGAAATTTAAATATGATTTTGTATTCTGTATTATATGTGATGTATCTTCTCAGAATCATGAATGAACGACAACTAGTTTTTCATTTTCTCTCTCCAGAATTGAAAAAAATTCATTAATATCCAAGCTTTTTGCCAAAGGAATAACTCTATAATCTGATTCAACCTTCACTTGACCTCCTGCTGGCATCAAATGTTTAATCTGATAATACTGTGAATCATTCATCATTTTCTTTGTTGCACCACCTGTAATAAATAATCTTACTACAGGCTTCTTTAAAAGATCCAGAAAATTGCGCTTATCACATTCATATAATACTCTCATATAATAATCTTTAAAAAATTCACACTTCTTGTACTCATTTGAATAAGGACCAATCACATCAAAATACTGCTCATCAAAAGTCTTTA
This region includes:
- a CDS encoding DUF1700 domain-containing protein, which translates into the protein MNRQEFLRILRETLQSRLTPQETEQHVEYYRTYIEEEIREGKTEMEILDVLGDPRLIARTILDTTVSSGNTQQQDYYEESRTEACEGEHTKVPDTAKRILYLCVGIAITFAVLFFIVRLVIFLLPVALAAGAVFLVISYLKKR
- a CDS encoding pyridoxal phosphate-dependent aminotransferase codes for the protein MIAEKMKKLVNNSSAIRAMFEEGKKMAEKYGAENVYDFSLGNPNVPAPAEVKEAILKELEEEDSLMLHGYMSNSGYEDVREAVAQSLNQRFGTAFDQKNIVMTVGAAGGLNVILKTLLNPGDEVMVIAPYFGEYNSYVANYDGKVVVVSPNTDTFQPNLTELEEKITEKTKAVIVNSPNNPTGVVYSEEIIQKMADILEKKQSRFQSDIYLISDEPYRELAYDGVEVPYLTKYYRNTIVAYSFSKSLSLPGERIGYLVIPDEAADGSEIQAAANVATRILGYVNAPSLMQKAVARCLDARADVPYYNRNRETLYNGLRELGFSCIKPQGAFYLFVKSPVEDEKIFCEAAKKYHILLVPGSSFACPGYVRIAYCVSYETIVNAMPGFQKLAEEF
- a CDS encoding ABC transporter ATP-binding protein, encoding MTKTLKRLAGYYKPYKGLFFSDMFFAILGAGITLVIPLLVRYITSTVVYLPSDKSTDMIVKLGIFMIVLVLIEAFCNFYIAYYGHIMGASIERDMRNEIFSHYQKLSFAFYDNQKVGHLLSRITADLFDISELLHHGPEDLVISIIKFVGAFGILMFINVRLALAAFLFIPFLILYAVYFNKKMKRAFRENRARIADINTQIEDSLSGIRVVKSFANEKVEMKKFRQGNERFVNSKKLSYKYMGTYNSGMGAFTTLITISVLLTGAFYLTKGEMPVEDLVTVLLYINNFTDPVKKLITFTEQFQNGYSGYSRFLEIMAVAPDIQDALDAEEVSDVKGAIDFENVSFAYEGTQEKVLSHVNLKVKAGEYVALVGSSGAGKTTLCSLIPRFYDVTEGRVLLDGEDIRELKLQSLRNQIGIVQQDVYLFAGTVMENIRYGKPDATDEEVIRAAKAANAHEFIMELEQGYDTDIGQRGVKLSGGQKQRLSIARVFLKNPPILIFDEATSALDNESEKIVQQSLENLAKDRTTFVIAHRLSTIRKAQRILVLTEDGIAEEGTHEELMKKNGIYSSLYKLSFA
- a CDS encoding DUF2399 domain-containing protein, which codes for MLLLDLLKEDHSFWYAGDFDPEGLLIAQNLKERYKTAPHIRKPCWKFIRKEHEDLQTALPKPRTCRILNTYSILFTKEIHP
- a CDS encoding TIGR02677 family protein, whose product is MRVQEKMKKPVLEAKYLNVENTDRYRPIIRLFYLKYEKLKYWLYQEEVFEELKEDPYFEEYTMEQCQQDLAALTSWGNLVTIQDTRKVTTIEEFKNKKFRYQLSETAVEIERMVIRLENLFIEGSSLEPTLLERIRLNLGKIEEMAEKEEEKLYSWWNDLNNDFIRLNQNYQDYMRELNSVKAEEMMRTREILLFKDRLMEYLRSFVKSLQIHMTAIEQELGNVNKGAVRRILERVTAYEVSIPRIDVEVEEQMIYEKISGRWKSLVEWFVGKEGQESEAGKVFDTTHQSAACLCSRLCQRVAQACRIASFRFAERRS